The following proteins are co-located in the Osmia lignaria lignaria isolate PbOS001 chromosome 12, iyOsmLign1, whole genome shotgun sequence genome:
- the LOC117602761 gene encoding ataxin-10 isoform X2, protein MNTAHINLLPLLESFFNQGNWSELSNVLNPKLFTAVDSEELIALPVLAKEILVSTATYIKNIHQIMLKEENSVTSVIEWTLNYIKTTKSNELLDDQLEILRLSIQFLCNLFTFAYKGSTFPDQCDIPQYLYDTNLKSIIINLIGYDHIPLVRASCMFIHNALKKFEGKNFTEQEKAQLCSRLLKPIKEGLESAKETLLVLLCQTNILQNTYDDMIIQDKLYLLEVIYNELLKSVYESKEKSLFTKETIDFLIERFCKISDLILKTADADTDEMEPTEAVILLDILGVLTCESSQEYSFLKSYRNLLINCTYLLKSMQTIGKQSKNYFTPLQRLSDIAPAVHEMKINESKANGAEHEAKINATTTDNIRSHPAYGFKAGLIRIIGNMAYKNKQYQDMLREMNGVPLLLDCCNIDAKNPLIMQWTILALRNLCEDNPENQEIIQNCTRVGIVENSVLMEVGLTLHEDEEGKKIGIVPLPRDQK, encoded by the exons ATGAACACTGCACACATAAATTTGTTACCTTTGCTTGAATCTTTTTTTAACCAAGGAAATTGGAGCGAATTGTCGAACGTTCTTAATCCTAAATTATTTACAGCGGTTGATTCAGA GGAATTAATTGCATTACCAGTCCTAGCTAAG GAAATTCTTGTTTCAACAGCTACATACATAAAGAATATACATCAAATTATGTTGAAAGAGGAAAATTCTGTAACAA GTGTTATTGAATGGacgttaaattatattaaaactaCCAAAAGTAATGAACTGTTGGATGATCAGTTGGAAATCTTAAGACTAAGTATTCAATTTCtatgtaatttatttacatttgcaTATAAAGGTAGCACTTTCCCAGACCAATGTGATATACCACAGTATCTATATGATACTAATTTGAAGAGTATAATAAT AAACCTAATAGGGTATGATCACATTCCACTTGTAAGAGCTTCATGCATGTTTATACACAATGCTCTCAAAAAATTCGAAGGAAAGAATTTTACAGAACAGGAAAAAGCTCAATTATGTTCCCGATTGTTAAAACCAATTAAAGAAGGGTTAGAAAGTGCAAAAGAGACTTTGCTGGTTTTGCTATGCCAAACAAACATATTACAAAATACATACGATGATATGATCATTCAAGATAAACTATATTTATTAGAAGTAATTTATAATGAACTCTTGAAGTCAGTATACGAATCTAAAGAGAAATCTTTATTTACCAAGGAGACCATTGATTTTCTGATTGAAAGATTTTGCAAAATAAGTGACTTAATTTTGAAAACAGCTGATGCTGACACAGACGAGATGGAACCTACAGAAGCAGTGATTCTGCTTGATATTCTTGGTGTCTTGACTTGTGAATCTTCACAGGAATATAGCTTTTTAAAAAGCTACAGAAACTTACTTATCAATTGTACTT ATCTACTAAAATCTATGCAAACAATTGGAAAACAATCCAAAAATTACTTTACACCGTTACAAAGATTGAGCGATATAGCACCAGCTGttcatgaaatgaaaattaatgaatcaaAAGCGAATGGAGCGGAACATGAAGCTAAAATTAACGCAACAACGACTGACAATATCCGTAGTCATCCTGCTTATGGTTTTAAAGCTGGTTTAATAAGGATCATCGGGAACATGGCATACAAAAACAAACAATATCAAGACATG CTTCGCGAAATGAACGGCGTGCCTCTGCTTCTGGACTGCTGCAATATAGACGCAAAGAATCCAC TTATAATGCAATGGACGATACTCGCATTGCGGAATTTATGCGAGGACAATCCTGAAAATCAAGAGATCATCCAGAATTGTACGAGAGTTGGAATTGTCGAGAACAGTGTGCTGATGGAAGTGGGTCTAACTTTACACGAAgacgaagaaggaaagaaaattggTATCGTACCCTTGCCTCGTGATCAAAAGTAA
- the LOC117602761 gene encoding ataxin-10 isoform X1, whose product MNTAHINLLPLLESFFNQGNWSELSNVLNPKLFTAVDSEELIALPVLAKVAQILTMEDSVVPNNIKITCLKCLGNSCFNSYIHKEYTSNYVERGKFCNKLYMSLATNYDNLKEIFNLYSYDCHFPYEGVIEWTLNYIKTTKSNELLDDQLEILRLSIQFLCNLFTFAYKGSTFPDQCDIPQYLYDTNLKSIIINLIGYDHIPLVRASCMFIHNALKKFEGKNFTEQEKAQLCSRLLKPIKEGLESAKETLLVLLCQTNILQNTYDDMIIQDKLYLLEVIYNELLKSVYESKEKSLFTKETIDFLIERFCKISDLILKTADADTDEMEPTEAVILLDILGVLTCESSQEYSFLKSYRNLLINCTYLLKSMQTIGKQSKNYFTPLQRLSDIAPAVHEMKINESKANGAEHEAKINATTTDNIRSHPAYGFKAGLIRIIGNMAYKNKQYQDMLREMNGVPLLLDCCNIDAKNPLIMQWTILALRNLCEDNPENQEIIQNCTRVGIVENSVLMEVGLTLHEDEEGKKIGIVPLPRDQK is encoded by the exons ATGAACACTGCACACATAAATTTGTTACCTTTGCTTGAATCTTTTTTTAACCAAGGAAATTGGAGCGAATTGTCGAACGTTCTTAATCCTAAATTATTTACAGCGGTTGATTCAGA GGAATTAATTGCATTACCAGTCCTAGCTAAGGTAGCTCAAATTCTTACAATGGAAGATTCTGTTGTtcctaataatataaaaattacttgCTTAAAATGTTTAGGAAATTCTTGTTTCAACAGCTACATACATAAAGAATATACATCAAATTATGTTGAAAGAGGAAAATTCTGTAACAAGTTATATATGTCCCTAGCAACAAATTATgacaatttaaaagaaatctttaatttatattcttaTGATTGTCATTTTCCTTATGAAGGTGTTATTGAATGGacgttaaattatattaaaactaCCAAAAGTAATGAACTGTTGGATGATCAGTTGGAAATCTTAAGACTAAGTATTCAATTTCtatgtaatttatttacatttgcaTATAAAGGTAGCACTTTCCCAGACCAATGTGATATACCACAGTATCTATATGATACTAATTTGAAGAGTATAATAAT AAACCTAATAGGGTATGATCACATTCCACTTGTAAGAGCTTCATGCATGTTTATACACAATGCTCTCAAAAAATTCGAAGGAAAGAATTTTACAGAACAGGAAAAAGCTCAATTATGTTCCCGATTGTTAAAACCAATTAAAGAAGGGTTAGAAAGTGCAAAAGAGACTTTGCTGGTTTTGCTATGCCAAACAAACATATTACAAAATACATACGATGATATGATCATTCAAGATAAACTATATTTATTAGAAGTAATTTATAATGAACTCTTGAAGTCAGTATACGAATCTAAAGAGAAATCTTTATTTACCAAGGAGACCATTGATTTTCTGATTGAAAGATTTTGCAAAATAAGTGACTTAATTTTGAAAACAGCTGATGCTGACACAGACGAGATGGAACCTACAGAAGCAGTGATTCTGCTTGATATTCTTGGTGTCTTGACTTGTGAATCTTCACAGGAATATAGCTTTTTAAAAAGCTACAGAAACTTACTTATCAATTGTACTT ATCTACTAAAATCTATGCAAACAATTGGAAAACAATCCAAAAATTACTTTACACCGTTACAAAGATTGAGCGATATAGCACCAGCTGttcatgaaatgaaaattaatgaatcaaAAGCGAATGGAGCGGAACATGAAGCTAAAATTAACGCAACAACGACTGACAATATCCGTAGTCATCCTGCTTATGGTTTTAAAGCTGGTTTAATAAGGATCATCGGGAACATGGCATACAAAAACAAACAATATCAAGACATG CTTCGCGAAATGAACGGCGTGCCTCTGCTTCTGGACTGCTGCAATATAGACGCAAAGAATCCAC TTATAATGCAATGGACGATACTCGCATTGCGGAATTTATGCGAGGACAATCCTGAAAATCAAGAGATCATCCAGAATTGTACGAGAGTTGGAATTGTCGAGAACAGTGTGCTGATGGAAGTGGGTCTAACTTTACACGAAgacgaagaaggaaagaaaattggTATCGTACCCTTGCCTCGTGATCAAAAGTAA